The Mixophyes fleayi isolate aMixFle1 chromosome 1, aMixFle1.hap1, whole genome shotgun sequence genome includes a region encoding these proteins:
- the EXOSC3 gene encoding exosome complex component RRP40, producing the protein MSAVAVKDAVGQIVLPGDVLLLPAQDADAPLSLTASSPSSRTRIVSGPGLMRQGEHLQVTKCGLLRYREPAVYWVDSQQKRYVPVKGDHVIGIVTTKSGDIFKLDVGGSDQASLSFLAFEGATKKNRPNVKVGDLVYGQFIVANKDMEPELACIDSSGKANGKGVIGQDGLMFKVSLGLVRKLLTPQNEIIQELVNVFPMEMVIGMNGRIWVKAKTVQQTLIVANILEACEYLTAAQRKQVFAKFSESI; encoded by the exons ATGTCCGCTGTTGCTGTAAAGGATGCCGTGGGTCAGATTGTATTACCGGGTGATGTGCTCCTACTCCCGGCCCAGGATGCAGATGCCCCACTCTCCCTGACCGCCTCCTCACCCTCCAGTCGGACGCGGATAGTATCCGGTCCAGGGCTAATGCGACAGGGAGAACATTTACAGGTCACCAAGTGCGGACTGCTCAGGTACCGGGAGCCAGCAGTGTACTGGGTGGACTCACAGCAGAAGAGg TATGTGCCTGTGAAAGGGGATCATGTTATCGGAATTGTCACCACTAAGTCAGGAGATATTTTCAAGCTCGATGTTGGGGGCAGTGATCAAGCTTCGTTATCATTTTTGGCCTTTGAAGGTGCAACTAAAAAAAACAGACCAAACGTAAAG GTTGGAGATCTCGTTTATGGACAGTTCATTGTTGCCAATAAAGACATGGAGCCAGAATTGGCATGTATAGACAGCTCTGGGAAAGCAAATGGAAAAGGAGTTATTGGACAAGATGGCCTTATGTTTAAAGTCTCCTTGGGACTAGTAAGGAA ACTTTTAACACCTCAGAATGAGATTATTCAGGAACTGGTGAATGTTTTTCCGATGGAGATGGTCATTGGAATGAATGGACGAATATGGGTGAAAGCTAAAACCGTACAACAGACTTTAATTGTAGCTAATATACTTGAGGCTTGTGAATATTTAACTGCCGCACAGAGAAAGCAGGTCTTTGCAAAATTCTCAGAAAGCATATAA